GCGACGCGAAGTCGCCGACGACGAGGCCGAACGTGTCCGAGGCGACGTAGCGGTCGTCCCGCTTGTCCACCGATCCGCCGAAGTACCCGCCGTAGTTGGCGACCCACTCGCCGTCGTCCTCCTGCGTCCAGGTGAGCTTGGCGCGGGCCGGGCGGGCGTGCGGTTCGGCCTGGGCTTCGAGGATGGCGATCGTGTCGACGGTCTCGGTGTCGAGCGTGACCTCGGCTCGGGTGTCGGTGCTGACGGTGGTGCTCATGTCGCTCTCCTTCGCGATCCGGGGTACATCGGCTGACATGAGAACGCTACGAGACCGACCCCTCCACCCGCCAGCGACGCCCGCCGATTCACGGGTTCCGTCAATGCGTCCCATCGGCGAAGCCCGGGTTTCCGGGGTCGGGCGTCGCTCTTCCGGGGTACAGGGGACAGATCGGGGTACTCGTTCTCCGGCCAATCCGCTGGAGGACCGTCAGGCGCTCGTTCGGCCAGCAGCCCGGCGGTACGTCCCCGGTGTCATCCCGGCCAGCGGCGTGAACTGCTCGATGAACTGGCTCGTCGTCGCCCAGCCGCAGGCCGCCGCGACGTCGGTGACGCTGTGTCCTCCCGCGAGCAGCACGAGGGCACGGTGCACCCGGAGCTGCAGGCGCCACTGCCGGTACCCGGTGCCCGTCTCCTGCCGGAACAGCCGGGTCAGCGTCCGTTCCCCGAGCCCCGCCCAGGCCGCGAGCTCGGCGAGCGACAGCGGGGTCGACAGGTCGCGCTCGACCCGTCGCACCACCCGGCGCAGCCGGGGGTCGCGCGGCTCCGGCAGGTGCAGCGGCTGCTCCGGCGCGGACGCGACCTCGTCGACGACGACCGCACGGAGGTGGGACCTGGCCGTCTCGGAGCGCGGCGCCGGTGTCGTGAGGGCGAGCAGCGCCTCCCGTGCGAGCGGTGAGACGGACAGGACCGCAGGGCCGGACGGGAGGCGCGCGGCGGCCTCCGCGGACAGGTACACGATCCGCATGTCGGTCACCCCGTGGGCCCGGTGCCGGTGCTCGGCACCGGCCGGCACCCACGCGACCCGGTTCGACGGAGCGATCCACGCACCGTCGGCGGTGATGAGCGACAGCACGCCCGTCGCTGCGTGCACGAGGTGACCGAGCGGGTGCGCGTGGGGCGGGACCGTCTCGGCGTGCTCGAAGCGGTACGCCGCCTCGGTGCGGTCGTCGACGATCCGCTCGTGGGAGTGGCTGGAAACCGACATCCAGCGGCAGCATACGTGTTCAGGGCCGGTCCCGCAGGGTGGTGGGATCGGAGCATGACCACCGTGCCCGACACGAGACCCCGCCGGCGACTCCTGGCCGCCTGGTACGTCGGTGCCGGACTCCTGCTCGTCGCGCTGAACCTGCGGATGGGCGTGGCGTCGGTGGGTCCGGTCCTCGGTGCCGTCGAACGCTCCCTGCACCTCGGGCCGTCGGCGGCGAGCCTGCTCACCACCATCCCGGTGTTCGCGTTCGGGGCGTTCGCGTTCCTGACGCCGCTGCTGACCCGGCGGATCGGGCTGCACCGGCTGCTCGGCCTGACGATGGCCGTGCTCGCTGTGGGCATCGCGCTGCGGATCGAGCCCCACGGCTGGGCGCTCTACGGCGGCACCGTGCTGGCCGGCGCCGCGATCGCGGTGGCGAACGTCCTCATGCCCGCGGCGATCAAGAGCGACTTCGCGCACCGGGTCGGGCTGATGATGGGGCTGTACTCGACGGCGCTGTTCCTCAGTGCCGCGATCGCCTCGGCGGCCGTCGTCCCGCTCGCGGCCGCGTTCGGGTCGTGGCGACCGGCGCTGGCGTTCTTGGCGGTGCCGGCGGTCGTCGCGTTCCTCGTCTGGTTGCCGCGGGCGCTGCGGAACCCGGGGCACACCGGGCGCTCGCGGACGGTGGACGACGCTCCGGTCGAGGCGGCCGATGAGCCGACGTTCGCCCGCCTGTTCCGCGACCCCGTGGCGATCGCGGTGACCGGGTTCATGGGGTTGCAGAGCCTGTCGTAGTACGCGTTCCTCACCTGGGTACCGACGGTGCTGCAGGACGCCGGGGTGACCGCGCACGAGGCCGGTCTGATGCTCGCGTACTCGAGCCTGCCCGGGATCGTCACCGGGGTGACCGGGCCCGCGATCGCGCGGCGACTGCGACCGACGTGGGTGCCGGTCGTCGTCGTGGTGGTGCTCTGCGCGGTGGGGTTCGTCGGGCTGCTCGTGGCTCCGGCCGCCGGGGCGTGGCTGTGGATGACGCTGCTCGGGCTCGGGCAGGGTGGCGCGATCAGCCTCTCGTTGAGCTACATCGTGTGGCGGTCGCCCGATGCCCGGCACACCGCGCACGTGTCGACGATGGCGCAGGGGACGGGGTACCTGCTCGCGGGGCTCGGACCGCTCGGGATCGGGTTGCTGCACACGGCGACCGGGGGCTGGACGGTGCCGGTCGTGGTGCTGCTGGCGCTGCTGGGGGTGCAGCTCGTGGCGGGCGTCGCCGCGAGTCGCGAGCGGCAGGTGCTGGCGCGGCGCTGAGCGGCGGGCGGCCGCGCGGCGCGCCACCGCGTGCACGCAGTGTGCGCCGACCCGCAGTGTGCCCGCGCGTCAGCGCACGGCGCGCAGCGCGTCCGCGACCACCACGAGCGCCGCGGCGATCTCGTCCGCCACCCGCTCGTGCGTCGCCGTCGACCGGCGGTACGGGTCGTCGACGTCGTCGTCCGCCGGGTCCGCGAGCGGCGGCACGGTCCCCCGCAGCCGGGCGACGAGTTCGACGAGCTCCTCGGGCGTGGACACGCCGGCGAGCTCGGCCGGCTCGAGCCCGTCGAGCACCCGGGCGAACTGCTTGACCGTGAACGCGCGCTTCGCCGTGCGGGGCGCGAGCGAGACCACGGCCGCACGGTGCGAGCGCTCGGCGGTGAGCACGAGGTCCGCCGACCCCGCGATCGACGCGGTGAGGTACCGCGCACGGTGACCGTCGGGCGAGCCGCCGAGCCGCACGGACTGCGCTGCGGCGGCATCGTCCATCGGAGCGCCGTCCTGCGCGATGGTGCCGGCGGACTCGACCACGAACGCGGGTGCGTCCGGGCCGAGTCGCGCCGTGAGGACCTGTGCGCCGAGCGGCGAACGGCAGATGTTGCCGCTGCAGACGAACAGGACGCGCATCGTCAGGCTGCGGTGTCGCCGAGCAGGTCGTGCCGCACGACGATGGCATCACGCCCGGGGCCGACACCGATCGCGGAGATCCGCGCCCCGGACATCGCCTCGACCGCGAGCACGTAGTCCTGCGCGTTCTTCGGCAGGTCCTCGAACGAGCGGGCACCAGTGATGTCCTCGGTCCAGCCGGGGAACTCCTCGTAGACGGGCTTGGCGTGGTGGAAGTCCGACTGGTTGACGGGGACCTCGTCCACGCGGACGCCGTCGACCTCGTACGCCACGCAGACGGGGATCGTCGACAGCCCGGTGAGGACGTCGAGCTTCGTCAGCACGAAGTCCGTCACGCCGTTGACGCGCGCCGTGTAGCGGGCGATCGGGGCGTCGTACCAGCCGCAGCGGCGCGGGCGACCCGTGGTGGTGCCGAACTCGAAGCCGTTGGCCCGGAGGAACTCCCCCGACTCGTCGAACAGCTCGGTCGGGAACGGACCGGCGCCGACGCGGGTCGTGTACGCCTTGACGATGCCGATGATGCGCTCGAGCTTGCCCGGGCCGATGCCCGAACCGGTCGCCGCGCCACCCGCCGTCGCCGACGAGGAGGTCACGAACGGGTAGGTGCCGTGGTCGACGTCGAGCATGGTGGCCTGGCCGGCCTCGAACAGGACGGTCTCGCCGCGCTCGAGCGCACGGTGGATCTCGAGCCCGGTGTCGGCGACCATCGGACGCAGGCGGTCCGCGAAGGACAGCAGCGACTCAACGACCTCGTCGGCGTCGATCGCGCGCCGGTTGAAGACCTTCACCAGCAGGTGGTTCTTCTGGTCGAGGGCCGCTTCGACCTTCTGGCGCAGGATGTTCTCGTCGAAGATGTCCTGGATGCGGATCCCGACGCGGTTGATCTTGTCGGCGTAGGTCGGGCCGATGCCGCGACCGGTGGTGCCGATCTGGCGCTTGCCGAGGAACCGCTCGGTCACCTTGTCGATCGTGCGGTGGTAGTGCGTGATGACGTGGGCGTTCGCCGACACGAGCAGCTTCGAGGTGTCGACGCCGCGGGCCTTCAGCGCGTCGAGCTCCTGGAAGAGGACCTCGAGGTCGACGACCACGCCGTTGCCGATGACGGGCGTGACGCCCGGCGTGAGGATGCCGGAGGGCAGCAGGTGCAGGGCGTACTTCTCGCCGCCGACGACGACCGTGTGCCCGGCGTTGTTGCCGCCGTTGAACTTCACGACGTAGTCGATGCGGGACCCGAGGAGGTCGGTGGCCTTCCCCTTGCCCTCGTCGCCCCACTGGGCTCCGATGATCACTGCAGCGGGCATCTGGTTCTCCTCACGTTGGCGGAGGACCTCACACGACCAGTCGGGCCGGTGGTCCACCCGAGTCTATCGGACGGCCACCGGCACGCTACCTGCCGGTCGCCTGGCGCGGCCGACGCGGCGCCCCGCCGTCTGTCCGACGGACGGTACCGGGGACGGACTGGAGGCGCGGTGCCAGCCGGCACCGCGCCTCCAGTCCCGAGCGGTTCGCGCCCGCGCGCTCAGCTGCGGAAGAAGTCCTGGTACGACGGGTCGCCCACCGGGGCCGAGTGGCCCGGCTCGGCGAGGCGTTCCTCGATCATCGACTGGATGACGTCGGGCGGGGTGAGCCCACGGCGACGCCACTCCATCGGGTTGGCCCGGAGCTGCTTCAGGGTGGTCTGCGTCTGCATGCTGCAACCCTCCCACCGGATAACTAGTTTGTCTAACTACATGTCCTCTTGACGCACTGCGGGCCCCGTCGCTGGGGTGCGACGGGGCCCGAGTGGTGGTGTCGGTGCCTAGCGGCGAGCGACCTTGGCGGTCGACTTCGAGGTCGACGTGCCGTCCTGGTAGCCCTTCGCCGTCGCGACGACCTTCACCGAGAAGGTGTGGCCGGCGTCGGACGTGCCGAGCTTGTAGGACGAGCTCGTCGCGCTCTTCACCGCCTTGCCGTCACGGAGCCACTGGTACGAGTACGTGACGCCCGAGCCGTTCCACGTGCCGTGGTTCGCCTTGAGCTTCGTACCGACCGTCGGCTTGCCGCTGATGGAGACCGCACTGCCCTTGACGAGCGTCAGCGCCGGGGCCACCCAGGTCGCCGCGGCGCTCTGGGCCTGGCTGCCGACCGCGTTGCCGAGGTGCAGCAGCAGGATCCGGGCGCTGGCCACACCGGCGCCGCGGGTGACCTGGAGCGTGCCCTTGTCGGCGAACAGCGTGCCGCCCTGGCCACCCTGCGCGAACGTGAGCGTCGGCTTGGCGAGGTTGAACTTCGCCGTCGAGGTCACGTCGACCACCGAGGACCCGCTGGTGGCCGCACCCGGCGCGTACGCCGACTCGGTCTCCACCCGGTACGAGATGGTCTTGCCCGCGGCACCGATCGCCGAGGCCGTCACCGGCAGCACCTTGACGGCGCTGTCGAACGTGTTGACGTCCTGGCCGGGGGCACCGCCGTTGACCGGGAAGGCGTCGACCACGGCGTCGTCGTCGGACGTCGCGTTGAGGTCGATCGTCGTGACGAGCGTCGCGTCGACCACGGACGACTTCGCGTCGTAGACGAGGTAGTCGTCCTTGCCGTCGCCGTTCGTGTCGATGAACACCTCGACGTTGGTCACGGCGCCCGGGTTGGCGTCGGGACCGGCCGTCTGCACACCGAACGCGAGGGTGTCCGACGCCTTGTCGTAGCTGACGCCGTAGGCACGGACGTCAGCGGCCTTGAGCGACTGCGACGCCGAACCCGTCGGGAACGACTCCACGCCGTCCGTCCCGCCGAGCACGAACGGTGCGACCGCGGCGTGGTAGCCCGAGGTCAGGCCGCCCTGGTCGACCGTACGGCCGCTCAGCGCGAGGTTCGCGGTCTTCTGGGACCCGGTGAAGGACACACCCGAGCCGCGCACGGCGCTGACCGGCTTCGGCGCGACGTAGGTGCCGAGGCGCAGCGGGTCGAGCGTCTTGTCGGTCGGGGTGAAGGTCACGAGACCGGTCGCGGCGGTGACGAACTCCCGCTGGTAGCCCTGCTGCACCGACTCCTGGGTGGGGTCGATGACGCGGCGGAGCTGCGTCGGGTCGGCGACCGTGAACGTCAGGTCCACGACGGCACCGCGACCGGGGCCGACGGTGACGCGCTTCGTGCTGAGCGAGAACGCGACACCCGGCTGGGACACCTGCGGCTGGTAGGCCACGTCGTAGGTGTGGGCCGTGGAGTCGGTGTTCTCGATGAGGAGCGACCGGGTCTCGCTGGTCTTGCCCGAGACCTCGACGACACCGAACGAGGCGGTCACGAGCTGACCGTTCTCCACGCTCTTCACGGTGGTGTCGGCGGTGACGGCCTGCAGGGCGTCGACGCGGCCGGTGCCTTGGCGCAGCAGGGTCGCCGTGCCGGAGCCGTCCTTGACGTCGTGCGTGGCCGTGTTCATGAGCGCGGCCTTGACGTCCGGAGCCGACCAGGTCGGGTGCGACTCGAACGTCAGCGCGGCGATGCCCGCCACGTCCGGCGTCGCCATCGACGTGCCGCTCATCGACATGCGGTCGTCACCGGTGCCGTTGGCCGCGGAGATCACGTTGACCCCGGGGCCGGCGATGTCCGGCTTGACGATGTCACCGAACGAACCGTGGACACCGCGGCTGGTGAACGACGCGAGCGTGTTCACGGCCTCGGGGTCGGTGGCGAGTTCGAAGCCCTTGAGCTCGTCGGCGAACTTCACGTGCAGGGTCCCGGCCTTGGCAGAGGCCAGGAGGCGCGTCACGCTGTCCTTGGTCAGCTCGGCACCCGGGATGGTGGCGTTCCCCGCGATGCCCGAGCTGAAGGTGTTGATCGTGCCCGCGAGGAGCACGCCGACGCCGCCGGCAGCCTGGACGTTGTTGAACCGGACCCCGGACCCGCACTCGAGCGCGGCGTCGGTCCACTTGAGCCAGACGACCTTGCCCGCGACGGCCGCGGCTTCCGCACCCGTGAAGGGCGTGCAGCCGTCGACGTTCGTGGTCGGGACGACGACGTCGCCCTCGACCGGCAGCGTGCCCTGGAAGTTCTGGGAGTACTGCGCGCGGTAGGTCTTCGCGACGGCGGACGGGGCGGTCACCTGGACACCGTCGTAGAGGGACTGGCCGGTGGCGCTGGCGGCGACCGTCAGGGCACCCTCGGCGTTCCCGGGCGAGCCACCGATGTCGGTGAAGTCGTCGGCGTTGCCCGAGGCGATCACGGGCAGGACACCGCGGGCGGTGAGCGCGTCGATCTTCGCGTTGTCGGGGTCGTCCGGCGCGCCGTAGTCGGAGCCGAGCGACAGGTTGAGGACGTTGATGTCCTTGCCCTCGGTCAGCGACTGGCCGACCCAGTCGAGTGCGGCGCCGGTGAGGTCGGTCGAGCCGCCGTTGTCACCGAACACCTTGAGGGCGTAGAGGCCGGCTTCGGGCGCGGTGCCCGGACCGATCCACATGTCCTGCACCTGCTGCGTGGTGAGCTTGGTGTAGTCGCCGTCGAAGGTCTGCTTGTCGGCGTCGAGGCCGTAGCCGGCGATCGTGCCGGACACGTGCGTGCCGTGGTCGCCGCCCTTGCCGTCGATCGGGTTGTCGTCCGGCGCGGGCACCGGCTGGTAGGTGTCGGGGTCCGTCGGGTCCGCGTTGTAGGTCGGCCCGGCGAAGTCGTACCCGCCGAGGAACTTCTGCGGGTCGTACGAGCCCTGCGCAGGCGCACTCGTCGAGGTGAGGGCGGCGTCGTAGGCGGCCGTGGTGCCGGGGCCGCCGAAGTCCGCCTGGGTGTAGTCGAGGCCGGTGTCCAGCACGGCGACGTTGACGCCCTTGCCGGTGTGCCCGGTCTGCTGCCACGCGTTGAGCGCCCGCGTGTACACGTCGCTCGCTGCGTTCTTCGGGCTGACGCCGTCCGCTCCCGGCTTCGCGAGGCTCGGGTCGACGCCGGACGGGGCCGCCGAGGCGTCCTTGTTGACCGTCGGCTCGACGACCTTCTTCGGCGTGAGCGGGATGATGCTCGCGACGTCGGAGCGCGCCGCGACCTTCCGGAGCGCCTCGACGTCGGCGACGACGGCGATGCCCGGGACGGTGTACTCGGTCGAGTAGAGCTCGGTGGCGTCCGCGTCGGACTGCTTGACGGCAGCGCGGACCGCGTCGACGGTCGAGCCGATCGCCTTGACGCGCTGCTTCGCGGCCGAGGACTGCGTCTTCGACTTCGTCAGGTCGCCGCCCTTGGCCTTCGCGTCGACCTCGAGGGCGCCCTGGCCGGTCGTGCGCACGAACGCCGCGATCGTCTTCTGGGGCTTCGCGTCACGCAGCGGCTGCGCGATCTTCAGTTCGGCGGGCGAGAGGCCGGACGGGGCCGCGGAGGCCGCCCCGCC
The sequence above is a segment of the Curtobacterium sp. BH-2-1-1 genome. Coding sequences within it:
- a CDS encoding adenylosuccinate synthase, which encodes MPAAVIIGAQWGDEGKGKATDLLGSRIDYVVKFNGGNNAGHTVVVGGEKYALHLLPSGILTPGVTPVIGNGVVVDLEVLFQELDALKARGVDTSKLLVSANAHVITHYHRTIDKVTERFLGKRQIGTTGRGIGPTYADKINRVGIRIQDIFDENILRQKVEAALDQKNHLLVKVFNRRAIDADEVVESLLSFADRLRPMVADTGLEIHRALERGETVLFEAGQATMLDVDHGTYPFVTSSSATAGGAATGSGIGPGKLERIIGIVKAYTTRVGAGPFPTELFDESGEFLRANGFEFGTTTGRPRRCGWYDAPIARYTARVNGVTDFVLTKLDVLTGLSTIPVCVAYEVDGVRVDEVPVNQSDFHHAKPVYEEFPGWTEDITGARSFEDLPKNAQDYVLAVEAMSGARISAIGVGPGRDAIVVRHDLLGDTAA
- a CDS encoding helix-turn-helix transcriptional regulator; its protein translation is MSVSSHSHERIVDDRTEAAYRFEHAETVPPHAHPLGHLVHAATGVLSLITADGAWIAPSNRVAWVPAGAEHRHRAHGVTDMRIVYLSAEAAARLPSGPAVLSVSPLAREALLALTTPAPRSETARSHLRAVVVDEVASAPEQPLHLPEPRDPRLRRVVRRVERDLSTPLSLAELAAWAGLGERTLTRLFRQETGTGYRQWRLQLRVHRALVLLAGGHSVTDVAAACGWATTSQFIEQFTPLAGMTPGTYRRAAGRTSA
- a CDS encoding S8 family serine peptidase, whose protein sequence is MNRATPNDNPTPNPHRIARVLTAGIAAAALACGGLAVGGAASAAPSGLSPAELKIAQPLRDAKPQKTIAAFVRTTGQGALEVDAKAKGGDLTKSKTQSSAAKQRVKAIGSTVDAVRAAVKQSDADATELYSTEYTVPGIAVVADVEALRKVAARSDVASIIPLTPKKVVEPTVNKDASAAPSGVDPSLAKPGADGVSPKNAASDVYTRALNAWQQTGHTGKGVNVAVLDTGLDYTQADFGGPGTTAAYDAALTSTSAPAQGSYDPQKFLGGYDFAGPTYNADPTDPDTYQPVPAPDDNPIDGKGGDHGTHVSGTIAGYGLDADKQTFDGDYTKLTTQQVQDMWIGPGTAPEAGLYALKVFGDNGGSTDLTGAALDWVGQSLTEGKDINVLNLSLGSDYGAPDDPDNAKIDALTARGVLPVIASGNADDFTDIGGSPGNAEGALTVAASATGQSLYDGVQVTAPSAVAKTYRAQYSQNFQGTLPVEGDVVVPTTNVDGCTPFTGAEAAAVAGKVVWLKWTDAALECGSGVRFNNVQAAGGVGVLLAGTINTFSSGIAGNATIPGAELTKDSVTRLLASAKAGTLHVKFADELKGFELATDPEAVNTLASFTSRGVHGSFGDIVKPDIAGPGVNVISAANGTGDDRMSMSGTSMATPDVAGIAALTFESHPTWSAPDVKAALMNTATHDVKDGSGTATLLRQGTGRVDALQAVTADTTVKSVENGQLVTASFGVVEVSGKTSETRSLLIENTDSTAHTYDVAYQPQVSQPGVAFSLSTKRVTVGPGRGAVVDLTFTVADPTQLRRVIDPTQESVQQGYQREFVTAATGLVTFTPTDKTLDPLRLGTYVAPKPVSAVRGSGVSFTGSQKTANLALSGRTVDQGGLTSGYHAAVAPFVLGGTDGVESFPTGSASQSLKAADVRAYGVSYDKASDTLAFGVQTAGPDANPGAVTNVEVFIDTNGDGKDDYLVYDAKSSVVDATLVTTIDLNATSDDDAVVDAFPVNGGAPGQDVNTFDSAVKVLPVTASAIGAAGKTISYRVETESAYAPGAATSGSSVVDVTSTAKFNLAKPTLTFAQGGQGGTLFADKGTLQVTRGAGVASARILLLHLGNAVGSQAQSAAATWVAPALTLVKGSAVSISGKPTVGTKLKANHGTWNGSGVTYSYQWLRDGKAVKSATSSSYKLGTSDAGHTFSVKVVATAKGYQDGTSTSKSTAKVARR
- a CDS encoding MFS transporter codes for the protein MTTVPDTRPRRRLLAAWYVGAGLLLVALNLRMGVASVGPVLGAVERSLHLGPSAASLLTTIPVFAFGAFAFLTPLLTRRIGLHRLLGLTMAVLAVGIALRIEPHGWALYGGTVLAGAAIAVANVLMPAAIKSDFAHRVGLMMGLYSTALFLSAAIASAAVVPLAAAFGSWRPALAFLAVPAVVAFLVWLPRALRNPGHTGRSRTVDDAPVEAADEPTFARLFRDPVAIAVTGFMGLQSLS